The sequence AGCGATGGTTGTCAACCTTTTGACTTTATAAAGAATAACAGACGTATGAAGGGCAGCTTTCCGGCTGTTGACATGGTACATGAAGTTTTTTGCAGAAAACTAAGAACGACAATCTCAAGTCTCTTTGGGAAAATAATTGAGAATATAAGCCTGAGAGATTCAAGAATATTAAAATATAAAGATTTTCTAAGAAGTATTCAGCTACCAGCAAGCTTCCATGTGATAAGAATGAATCCTCTGAGAGGACTAGGTTTGCTGGTTTTGGACTCTAAATTAGCTTTTTCGTTTATTGATTGCCTGCTTGGAGGAAGAGGAGACAACACTTTTACGGTAGAGGATAGAGAGTTTACAACCATAGAACAGAGTTTAATAAAAAAACTTAATGTAAATATAACAGCTGATCTTCAGAAATCGTGGGTCAGCGTGTATCCGCTTAAGATTGAAGAAGTCAGCACGGAGACAAACCCGCAGTTTGTTTCAATTTGTTTTCCTTCTGATATGGTCATGGTCACCTCAATAGATGTAGATATACTTGGCGCTCTGGATATATGCGTGCCTATGTCAATTCTTGAGCCATTGAGGGGAAAGTTCAGCAAAAATCTTTCAGGGATGAAGACTGATGTTGATGCTAACTGGAGAAAGATGATGCTAAATCAACTTGTAAAGACAAAACTCGATTTGAAAGTAGAATTAGGAGAAGTAAAAATTACAGGGAGACAGTTAATATCTTTAAGGCAGGGCGATGTCATCTTCCTCAAAAACGGACCGTCTGATGAATTCCCAATATTCATTGAAGGAAAACAAAAATTAAGAGGTACGCCAGGATCTATGAAAGGAAATAAAGCAATTCAGATTATGAATGATATTAATACAAGGAGGTTAGGGAATGGAAGAAAATCTAAACGTAAATGATGCCAACAGCTTTTCCTTGGAAGAAATTGAAGCCGGGAAAACTCAAATGAGAAATCAGGAAAACTCAAATGATGAAGAAAAAGATGATGTTCTATCTAATGTTAAAACTGCTGATTTAGATTTCATAATGGATATACCTCTAAAGGTATCAGTCATTTTTGGGAAAGCTAAAATGCGTATAAATGATTTGATCCAACTCGGGCAGGGATCAGTAATAGAGCTAGACAAAGAAGTTGGAGAACCTCTCGAGATATATGTCAATGAGAAGCTTCTGGCTCTGGGAGAAGTGGTTGTTATAAATGAAAAGTTTGGGATTAAACTATTAAACATTGTCAGTCCTGAAGAAAGGTTAAGTAAACTAAAATGAAGTTGGGACTGATCGTTTTTTCATTATTATTTGGGCTGGTTTTCGCAATAGGCTCGTTTCCTGTTCTGGTATCAGGAGCAGAAACAGATATTGTAAGTGATGCATCATTAATCCCTGCTGAAATTTCGAGCAATAGTACTTTAAAAACTGATATTCCTGTTAACGATGGGTTAGATTTTAAAAAGAACTTATTAAAAAGTGCAGGTATCTTAATAATATTACTTGGTGTTATGTTCCTGGCAATTTTTATCATTAAACAATGTCAGGGTACCCAGAGGAAGCCTGAAAACATAAAAGTAGTATCTAACTGTTATTTAGGAAGTAACAGACGAGTAAGCGTTCTTGAGATTGGCGAAGAAAAACTCCTGATAGGCATTACTCCAACACAAATTAATCTTCTAATAAGATTTCCAGTATCAGATACATCTCATGATATTTTTTCAGGAGAAGACGATGGAGTTACTTCGAACTTTAAAGAACATCTTGAGAAGAACATATTATTTCATTCTGATAAAAGTCAACTATCCGGTCTAAATAGTATTTGTAGAAGCTCAATATCATTAATTCAGAAAATGGTTAAACGTTATGCTTAAAATAATAGCCGCTACATTAATTACAATCTTAATAACATCAGTTGCAGCTGCAGCACCGGTACCTGTTCCAAATATAAGTATTGGCATTGGGGAAGGGAACAATCCAGAGACTGTATCTGCGGGTGTAAAGATCCTCATTCTTCTTACAATATTATCCTTAGCTCCTGCTATACTTATTATGCTGACAGGCTTCACAAGGATAATAATTGTTTTTCACTTCCTTAGGCAAGCACTTGGCACTCAGCAGATGCCTCCCAACCAGGTTATAATCGGACTCGCATTATTTCTTACTTTTTTCATAATGTCCCCATATTTTATACAAATAAACGACGAAGCCATACAACCATATTTAAAGAAGAGCATTACCCAAGAAGAAACAATTCAACGAGCAGCAGAACCTCTCAAGAAGTTTATGTTTAAACAAACAAGAGAAAAAGACCTTGCTTTGTTTGTAGAACTTTCAGGGAAAAAAAATTTAAAATCTAAACAAGAAACACCTTTTTTTGTTTTAGTCCCAGCTTTCGTTATAAGCGAGCTTAAGACAGCATTTCAAATAGGCTTCTTAATTTATATTCCTTTTCTGGTTATTGATATTGTTGTTGCGAGTGTCTTGCTTTCCATGGGAATGATGATGTTGCCGCCAGTTATGATCTCTCTTCCATTTAAGATTATTCTATTTGTTCTTGTAGATGGTTGGTATCTGATTGTCGGTTCTTTGGTAAAAAGTTTCTATTAGGAGATAGTATGAGCCCTGATTTTGTAATAAATATTTCAGTCCAATCACTGAAAACTGCTTTTCTAATTTCTGCACCAATGCTGAGCTTTGGGCTTGTTGCAGGTCTTTTAATAAGCATTTTTCAGGCAGTTACACAGATTAATGAAATGACTCTGTCAATAATACCAAAAATAATCGCAGTTGCTGTTGCCTTGGTTATTTTTGGACCATGGATGATAAGGCATATGATGGAATTTACGACCAATATTTTTGTCAATATACCAAATTACATAAAATGAAGCCATTCAATATAGAAGTCGTTCAAATAGAAATATTCATGCTGATTTTTTTCAGGATATTTGCGCTCTTATATGTAACTCCAATAATGGGTGACAAGAGAGTACCAATAATACTGAGAATTGGATTTTCTGTGATACTTTCATTTGTCGTATTTCCTGTGACCAATGGCTATAACGTTGTATTGAATGATGTGATGAACTTTTTGTTTGCCGCTGGTAGGGAGATAATTATAGGAATGGCATTGGGCTTTTTAGTTAAACTCCTTTTTTCAGCTATTGACTTTGCTGCTGAGATTTCTGGATTCCAAATGGGATTCGGAATGGTAAGTGTGTTAGATCCTAATTTTGACGACCAGGTTTCAATAATTACACAGTTTGAAAGTATTGTTGCAACTCTAATTTTTCTTTCAATAAATGCTCATCATTTCATAATAGAATCTATATGCAGAAGCTTCAAAGTAGTCCCTCTTGGCCGTATGATATTATCCGGGAAAATTACTGACTATTTTATCATGACGAGTACAGAAATATTTAGCATATCTCTTAAAATTAGTGCCCCTATAATTGTTACCCTTCTTCTTACTAATATAATCTTGGGAATACTTGTCAGAACTGTTCCGCAAATTAACATGTTCATGATAAGTTTCCCGGTGACCATAGGGCTAGGTTTGATAGTGCTCGGGTTTTCACTCCCTTTCATGGCTGGAGTTTTTAAAAACATTTTTTTTACAATAGATTTTAGAATGCTTAAGCTTTTAAAGCTTTTTATATGATTAAGGATTAAAGAATGGCAGATCAGGAAAAAGATCAGAGGACTGAACCCGCAACACCTAGAAAGCGTGAAGAAGCACGCAAAAAAGGCAACGTTGCGCACAGCAGGGAAGTAAATACAGTGTTTATTCTTCTAAGTGGTCTTTCAGTTTTTTATTTTTTAGGAAGGGAGATGATAATAAAAATTCAAAATCTCCTTTATTTTCTCCTTAAGTCAGCTGGACAAAGGGAGATGTTACCTCAAGACTTGTATTCATATATGGTTATGCTTATTGGTCAGTTAGCAATTATTTTAATTCCGCTATTTGCAGTTATTTTAATAAGTGGTGTAGTATCGCAGCTTATACAAGTCGGACTTCTTTTTACCTTTGACCCAATTAAGCCACAACTATCCAAGATAAATCCAATGTCCGGATTTAAACGTTTATTATCCAAAAAATCGCTAGAAATGCTCGCAAAATCGATATTGAAAATTTTAGGACTTTCCTTATGTGCTTATTTTGCAGTGAAAAATGAATTTGCCAATATCTCAAGCATGGTAAATTTCAGTGCGGCTGAGCTGCTAAATTATTTTGGCAATATTTCTTTTAGACTTTTTAAGTATACACTTGGGTTTTTTAGCATAATAGCAGCAGCAGACTATCTTTTTACAAAACGAGAATATGATAATGAACTGAAAATGACAAAAGAAGAAGTGAAAGAAGAGTATCGTCAACGAGAAGGTGACCCACAGGTTAAAAGCAGGGTTAGGTCAATCCAAAGAGAATTAGCAAGAAGAAGGATGATGGAGGAAGTTCCGAAGGCTGATGTCGTTATTACAAACCCTACAAGATTAGCCATTGCTCTTTTATATGACCCAGTGAAAATAGGAGCACCGCAAGTAGTTGCAAAAGGCCAAGGTTACATTGCAGAAAGAATCAGAGAAATAGCAAAGAAAAATTCCGTTCCTATAGTTGAAAACAAACCACTTGCAAGAACACTTTTTAAACTTGTTGATGTTGGTATGGCAGTCCCACCTAATCTATATAAAGCTGTGGCTGAGATTTTAGCGTACATTTATAAAATTAATGGAAAACTAAAACATATTAAATAATGGCTATGAAAGTTGAAAATCAAGTTGGCTTAGTTGCATCACTCAGGAAAACTGATGCGTTAATGGGAATAGGAGTCATTATGGTGCTAGCCATAATGATAATGCCTCTTCCTTCATTTATTCTGGACCTGATGCTAGCTCTTAATGTAACAACCTCTCTGGTTTTAATACTTATTTCTATGTATGTCCTGAAACCATTAGAGTTTTCGATGTTTCCAACAATTTTACTTTTAACTACATTATATAGGTTGTCTTTAAATGTAGCTTCTACAAGGTTGATATTGCTTCATGGAAGCGAGGGAGTTGCAGCTGCAGGTCAAGTTATAAAATCATTTGGAATGTTTTTAGTAGGAGGGAATTATTTTGTGGGAATGGTCATATTCCTTATTCTCTCTGTAATAAATTTTGTTGTTATAACTAAAGGAGCTGGAAGAATAGCAGAGGTTGCAGCAAGATTCACATTAGATTCTATGCCTGGAAAGCAGATGAGCATTGATGCTGACATGAATGCAGGCCTTATTTCTGAAAAAGAAGCGATTCAGCGTAGGAAGGAAGTAACAAAGGAAGCAGATTTTTACGGTGCAATGGATGGTGCAAGTAAATTTGTGAGAGGAGAGGCAGTTGCAGGCCTTGTAATATTAGCAATAAATATTGTTGGAGGATTTCTTATTGGAATTTTTCAAAATAATATGAATTTATTGGATGCCGCAAAAACTTATACACTGTTAACAATTGGAGATGGCTTGGTCTCTCAAATACCGGCACTCATAGTATCTACTGCCGCAGGTATTGTCGTAACGAGAGCTGCATCCGAAGAAAACCTTGGAGAAGATTTCAGCAGACAGATTTTATCCTACCCAAAAGCTGTTGGTATTGCTGGTGCAATTATGTTTGTTTTCGGGCTTGTCCCAGGGCTGCCTCATATACCTTTTTTTATAATAGGTATAGCAGGTGGAGCGTTAGCTTATTTTAGTTCATTAAAAATTCAGGAAGAAAAGGAAATCGAGGATAAAAAACCGGCTAAAACTTCATTTGAAGAAACCTTTGAATCAATTTTTACCCCTGATATCTTGGGATTGGAAGTTGGATATGGGTTGATACCTTTTATAGATGGAACACAAAATGGCGAGCTTTTAACAAGAATCAAATCTATTAGAAAACAGATAGCTGTTGAACTTGGAATACTGATTCCACCGATTCACGTCAGAGATAACCTCAATTTTAAGCCTGGAGAATATTCTATACAATTGAAGGGAATAGAAATAAGCAAAGGTGACATGATGTTAGGCCATTACCTCGCTTTATCAGGTAGCGAATCTAGCAAGTCGCTAGAAGGTATACCAACAAAAGATCCTGCTTTTTCTCTTCCTGCATTGTGGATACCTGAGAGTGAAAAAGAAAGGGCTCCACTGCTTGGTTACACGGTAGTTGACATCCCTTCTGTAATAGCAACCCATTTGACAGAGATTATTAAAAATTATAGTAGCGAGTTCTTAGGCAGACAAGAGGTGCAGTCATTGCTTGATGGTGTTACAAAAACCCATCCAAAGCTGGTTGAAGAATTAATTCCCAATAATCTTACACTTGGAGGAGTACAAAAGGTTTTACAGAACCTTCTTAAAGAGCAAATCCCAGTTAAAGATTTAATAACTATATTAGAAACACTTGCAGATTATTCTCCACTTACAAAAGACACGGATGTATTGACTGAATATGTGCGTCAGAGTCTTTCAAGATACATATCTCATAGTTTTAAAAATAACGATGGAGAGATAACTGTAGCAATGCTTGATAGCAGTATTGAAGAGGTAATCGGAAACTCAATTCAGCACACACCTCAGGGATCTTATCTGGCTCTTGATCCCAACTTTACTCAAAAATTTCTTACTAAGCTGTCAACAGTTGTGCACAGATTTGCTTCCTTAAATTATCAACCAGTAATTCTGTCCTCCCCCTTGATAAGATTTCACTTAAAAAAGATGACAGATAAGTTTATCCCTAATCTTGCAATTCTTTCTCACAATGAACTTACTTCAGACATCAAAATTAAAACTCTGGAGGTGGTTAGTCTATCATGATGTTTAAAACTTATGAAGCTGGCAATTTTGAAGAAGCTCTGAAGATGGTTAAGAAAGAAATGGGGCCGGAAGCGATCATAGTTTCATCAAGGACAAAGAAGACTAATATCTTCAAAGGGAGCTTTTCTTCTAAGGTAGAAATAGTAGCAGCATACGATGATGGTATCTATCCCAGCATAAATAATAGCAAGGAACCTGCCAAATGTTATTCTGATCGTATAACAGCAGACGAAGAAGCAAATAACTCTGGGGAAGGTATATATAGTGAATTAAATGATAGAAGCAGAAAAAATATTCAAGATAAATTATATAAAGATTTTACAGAAACCCTATTCGACCCCGGCCAAAAAAGCCTTTCTCGCATTAATGATTACAAGATGCGTTTTATGGAGATTGGTATCAATAAGAGAGTTATAGAATCATTTATAAACGAAAAAGATGTAGCTAATACTGTTTACAGTAATATTTCTGGAAAATCTTATAGCAAACTTCTTAGAGAAAGAATGAACAATGTAGTAAAAATAGCACCCCTTATTGGTTTAGAACAAAAAGAGAAAAAAATCATTGCGCTCGTTGGTCCTACTGGTGTTGGAAAAACTACTACTGCTGCTAAAATTGCAGCCAGAATGTTTCTTCTAAAACAAAAAACTGTAGGACTTATAAGTGCGGATTTTTATAGGGTTGGCGCTACTAAACAGCTTCAAATATATGCGGATATTATGGATATCCCAATGATAACTGCTGTTAACCGGAACGAACTGATTAATGCGATAACATATTTTAATTCTAAAGACATAATTCTTATTGATACGGCAGGCCAAAGCCAAAAAAATACTTCTAGAATGAAGGATATTAAAGAAATATTTAGTGGACTTAACAATGTCGAAATCTGGCTGCTGATTTCTGCCAATATCAAAACTGAAGATTCAATTGAAGTTTTTAACGAATTTTCAAATTTAGGAATTAATGGGCTTATATATACTAAGCTTGATGAGAGTAGTTATTATGAGAATCTTTTTAATTTGTCAGGCATTTCTAATCTTCCTGTTGTCTATTACACTACTGGTCAAGAAGTTCCGCAAGACATTGAAGAAGCTTCAAGCAGCATAATAGTGGATTCAGTTTTATCTAAGTATTCTAACAAGTTGCTAAACGTTAAAAATCTGGAGATATAAATGGACCAAGCTTCATCTCTAAGGAAAATTGTTAGTCTGTCAAATCAAAGTCCTAATTATGAGAAACTTCGATACGTAAAATCCGGGCAACATAATAAAAATGTTAGAATATTCTCTGTAACTAGTGGGAAGGGTGGAGTTGGTAAGACAAATATAGTTACTAATCTTGCCTATTCTTTTTCCTTATTAGGCAAAAAAGTAATGATACTTGATGCTGATTTAGGATTAGGAAATGTTGATGTTCTGCTTGGTTTAAATCCAAAATATAATTTGTTGCATGTTTTTATGGGTCTAAAATCCTTAGAAGAAATTATAGTAAAAGGGCCTGGTGGGATACTTATACTTCCTGCTGCTTCAGGAGTTGAAGAACTTACAAATATTACTGAAAACCAAAAGCTCCATTTGCTTTCTGAATTTGAGCGTCTTGATGTTGATATTGATTTACTGCTTATAGATACAAGTGCTGGCATCTCATCAAATGTAATGTATTTTAATACGGCTTCTCAGCATATAATGATAATTTCTACTCCTGAACCAACGTCAATTACTGATGCATATGCCCTTATAAAAGTGCTTTCCCTAAAATATGCTGAAAAAAAGTTTAACCTACTTGTTAATTGCGCTACTTCTCAAAACGAAGCAAAGGCAGTTTATGAGACAATTAGTAAAGCTACAGAAGAGTTTTTACATGTCTCTATAAATTATCTTGGCTTTATCCCAAGGGATTTGAATGTTTCAAATGCTGTAAAAAAACAAAAACTAATTACTGAATTTACTCCAGGTTCTGATGCAAGCATATCACTTAAATGTCTTGCACAAAAAATGGATGACATTTCTGAGATGTGTTTACCGAAGGGTAACATTCAAATTTTTTGGAATAGGATTGTTGACGGATTATTGACAAATAATAATCCTCAAAAAAGGATTTAGAATAGGGAGCATATTGTTTGGATAAAATTCCATGTATAGCATCTTTAACTATGCTAGTCGCAATAATAGTTATTGGGTTTGTAAATAGTTGGGCAACTGAGACTATAATTATAAGATCAGTAATATGTATGATCGTAATTAGTTTAGTGTCAAAATTATTAATTAGACTAATTATTTCTCTGGAGCGAGTTAGATGAGTAAAAATAATGCATATTTGAACCTACAAAGTGAATATGAAGCTGAAGAAAAAGATGGAATTATTAAAGAGTACTCTCCAATTATAAAAAATATAGCTCAAAGAATGGCCAGTAGGTTTGCACCATATGTTACAATTGATGATATGATTAGTGTAGGTGTTATCGGGCTTATTGACGCGATAAGCAAGTTTGACAAGAATAAGGGCGTAAAGTTTAGAACATATGCTGAGTATCGGATCAGAGGCTCAATGTTGGATGAACTCAGGGGGGTAGATTGGGTTCCGAGATCAACTAGAGATAAAATAAAAGAAATGGAAACAGTTGTAGTGAGACTGGAACAGAAATATTCTTGTGTTCCATCAGAAGAAGAAATAGCAAGAGAGATGAATATTTCACTGGATGAGCTACATGAAATACTATTTAAATCTACAAAATGTTCACTTTTGAGTTTGAACGAAATAGAAGAATATAACTCTTCAAGCGATAAAAAATTTTTTCCTAAGGCAAATGCAGACAAAGAAGATGATGTTGTTTCAAGAATAAACTTGGAATGGTTGAAATCTATTTTAGCTTCTTCTATTCAAAATCTTACAGAAAAAGAAAAACTAGTCATTTCGCTTTATTATTATGATGAAATAACAATGAAAGAAATCGGAGAAATTTTAGGATTGACGGAATCAAGAGTTTCTCAGATTCATTCTAAAGCTCTTTTTATTTTACAAACTAAAATAAGAAAAAAAATGAAAACTTAAAATCGAGATTATTGTTTCTTAACATAAATCCGAAAACAAATTCGTTTCACTATTGAACTTAATAATGAAGATAGTAGTAAGGAGATCAAAGTAATGGAACCTACGGAAGTAAAAAAACAACTATTAGACAATCTGGATAGCGGAGATGATTTACCATATTTTTCTTTAACAGTTAAAAAACTTCTTGAATTAACTGAAAACCCTGAGACATCTCTTTCAGAAATTGTAAGCTCAATGGATTCTTCTATTGCTGCAAAAACTTTAAAAATGGCAAATTCTGTTTATTTTGGAGGAAGCAATTTTAGAAACATTAGATCTCTTGAACATGCAATTATGGTAATAGGGTTTGATAGTCTTAGAGAACTTGCCTTTAATGCATCATTCGTTTCAATGTTCCAAAAAGAAGATGATGATATTAAAGCAAACATCCATTCGTGCCTTGAACACTGTTTTCAGGTTGCCATTGCAGCGAAATTACTTGCTTCACTTTTTAATTATGAAAAGAAAGCACAATGCTATGTTGCAGGATTGCTGCATGATATTGGTAAACTTGCTATTGAAAAATATTTTAGAAGTGAAGCACAAAAGATTACAACACTTACTGAAAATAAACAAAATAACTCTATAGAAGCTGAGATAAAAGTGCTTGGAATTGACCATATGGAAATAGGTTCTATTATTGCTGAAAAATGGAATTTACCGGCTACTATGGTTGAAGCGATAGGATGTCATTCAAAACCTTATATAGCTACGATTGATAAAAAATTTAGTTCAATTATTTATCTTGCAGATGAATTGTGTAAGAAAACTGCAGGAGTTTTTGATTTTCGATTATTAAATTCATTAATAGATAGCGAAATTAAACAGTTTTTTCCACACAAAGACAAGCTACAAGATGACTATTTGCAGGATCAATTCGCAGCAAAATTTACTCAAGAAGTGGAAAATGTATCTTTCATAATTGGTTCACTTTTAAAAAATAATTAATAGGTGGAAAAAGCGAAATGGACTTCGCTGTACTTGTCGGACTATTTATTGGTTTTGGCTCAATCATTACTTCAGTCTTTTTAGAACATGGGAGAATAACTGCCTATGTAAATTTGGCTGCTCTGGTTATTATTTTAGGGGGAACCTTATCAGCCACTACAATAAGTACCTCAATTAAAGATATTTTAAATTTACCTAAATTACTTAAAGTACTTTTTTCAAATAAAATAAATAAGTACAAAGATATTATTGATGAGATGACTAAAATAGCTCTATCAATAAGAAAAGATGGTTATTTGAGTGTTGATGATAAAGTTAAAGAAATAAATGATCCTATCTTTAAAAAAGGATTACAGCTAATTGCTGATGGAGTTGATTCATCTGATATTTCTGAAATAATTAACTCAGAAATAAATGCTATGGAAAAGCGACATAAAAAAGGTATTGAAATATTTAGCATGATGGGTGGATATGCGCCAACTATGGGAATAATTGGGACAGTTTTAGGATTAGTTAATATGCTTATGTCTTTTGGAACAAGCGAGGGTGAAAGTCTTGGAAAATCAGTAGCAGTTGCATTCATTGCAACACTATATGGTATTTTTTTTGCCAATTTAATTTTTTTGCCTATAAGTTCTAATCTTAAGGCAAAAAGTACTCAGGAAATAATTGGG is a genomic window of Candidatus Schekmanbacteria bacterium containing:
- a CDS encoding HDOD domain-containing protein; the encoded protein is MEPTEVKKQLLDNLDSGDDLPYFSLTVKKLLELTENPETSLSEIVSSMDSSIAAKTLKMANSVYFGGSNFRNIRSLEHAIMVIGFDSLRELAFNASFVSMFQKEDDDIKANIHSCLEHCFQVAIAAKLLASLFNYEKKAQCYVAGLLHDIGKLAIEKYFRSEAQKITTLTENKQNNSIEAEIKVLGIDHMEIGSIIAEKWNLPATMVEAIGCHSKPYIATIDKKFSSIIYLADELCKKTAGVFDFRLLNSLIDSEIKQFFPHKDKLQDDYLQDQFAAKFTQEVENVSFIIGSLLKNN
- a CDS encoding MotA/TolQ/ExbB proton channel family protein; amino-acid sequence: MDFAVLVGLFIGFGSIITSVFLEHGRITAYVNLAALVIILGGTLSATTISTSIKDILNLPKLLKVLFSNKINKYKDIIDEMTKIALSIRKDGYLSVDDKVKEINDPIFKKGLQLIADGVDSSDISEIINSEINAMEKRHKKGIEIFSMMGGYAPTMGIIGTVLGLVNMLMSFGTSEGESLGKSVAVAFIATLYGIFFANLIFLPISSNLKAKSTQEIIGKELILEGLLAVHAGLSPKMVEEKMKSFLGTVKIK